From Pulveribacter suum, a single genomic window includes:
- a CDS encoding C40 family peptidase codes for MSRWLCLLLLVCANAYASPADNAERSSADRPSLITQLQDVRHNVADRTSELITTAMGFVGVPYRRGGTSAEIGFDCSGFVRAAFEQAKGLVLPRRASEQAAATEVIDKKDLQPGDLVFFNTMRRAFSHVGIYLGEGKFIHSPRSGAQVRVEDMGASYWQRRFNGARRVAMDAGDAEGAALLASTPALP; via the coding sequence ATGTCCCGTTGGCTGTGCTTGTTGTTACTGGTTTGCGCAAACGCTTACGCTTCCCCCGCTGATAACGCGGAGCGCAGCAGCGCCGACCGGCCTTCTCTCATCACCCAGCTTCAGGACGTGCGCCACAACGTGGCGGACCGTACCTCCGAGCTCATCACCACGGCCATGGGCTTCGTCGGGGTGCCTTACCGTCGCGGCGGAACCAGCGCCGAAATCGGCTTTGACTGCAGCGGCTTCGTGCGGGCGGCCTTCGAGCAGGCCAAGGGCCTGGTCCTGCCGCGTCGCGCCAGCGAGCAGGCGGCCGCTACCGAAGTCATCGACAAGAAAGACCTCCAGCCGGGCGACCTGGTGTTCTTCAACACCATGCGCCGCGCCTTCAGCCATGTCGGCATCTACCTGGGCGAAGGCAAATTCATCCATTCTCCGCGCAGCGGCGCCCAGGTGCGGGTGGAAGACATGGGCGCCAGCTACTGGCAGCGCCGCTTCAATGGCGCCCGCCGCGTGGCCATGGACGCGGGCGACGCCGAAGGCGCGGCCCTGCTGGCCTCCACGCCCGCGCTGCCCTGA